The following proteins are encoded in a genomic region of Lachnospiraceae bacterium KM106-2:
- a CDS encoding glycosyltransferase, translating to MKLLIIIPAYNEEENIERVVNNLIDNYPQYDYLVVNDGSKDNTANICRDNNYNFLDLPINLGLAGGFQAGIRYAYEHGYDAALQFDGDGQHQPQYIAEMLQVMEEESADIVIGSRFVTDKKPKSMRMLGSNIIQAAIRLTTGRTMKDPTSGMRLLNRRVLREFAYTMNYGPEPDTISYLMRCGVKVREVQVEMLDRVAGESYLNLKRSIWYMIRMCSSIVFIQRFRKRRV from the coding sequence ATGAAACTACTAATTATTATTCCTGCGTATAATGAAGAGGAAAACATTGAACGCGTAGTAAATAATTTAATAGACAATTATCCGCAGTATGATTATTTGGTTGTAAATGATGGTTCAAAAGATAATACAGCAAATATATGTCGAGATAATAACTATAATTTTTTAGATTTACCGATTAATTTAGGTTTAGCAGGTGGATTTCAAGCTGGAATACGTTATGCCTATGAGCATGGATATGATGCAGCTCTTCAATTTGATGGGGACGGTCAGCATCAGCCACAATATATTGCAGAAATGCTTCAAGTAATGGAAGAGGAGAGTGCTGATATTGTTATTGGTTCACGTTTTGTAACTGATAAGAAGCCAAAGAGTATGAGAATGTTAGGCAGCAATATCATTCAAGCAGCAATTCGTCTGACAACTGGAAGAACAATGAAGGATCCAACTTCAGGAATGCGTTTACTAAATAGAAGAGTGTTAAGAGAGTTTGCGTATACTATGAATTATGGACCAGAGCCAGATACCATTTCCTATTTAATGCGTTGTGGTGTAAAGGTACGTGAGGTACAAGTTGAAATGTTAGATCGAGTTGCAGGTGAGAGCTATTTAAATCTCAAACGATCTATTTGGTATATGATACGTATGTGCTCCTCAATTGTGTTTATTCAAAGATTTAGAAAGAGGAGGGTATAA
- a CDS encoding DNA for glycosyltransferase has product MIEDSLFWILISFVLVVISIFPQIPAMMTKLVGIGEPVNFVFLSMIFILLLKVFLMSIRISQLEDRLRTLTQNISIKDHLVEKNIKSIEEELK; this is encoded by the coding sequence ATGATTGAAGATTCGCTTTTTTGGATATTAATCTCATTCGTATTGGTTGTTATTAGTATTTTTCCACAGATTCCGGCTATGATGACTAAATTAGTTGGAATTGGGGAACCAGTTAACTTCGTATTTTTATCCATGATCTTTATATTATTATTAAAGGTATTTTTGATGTCTATTCGCATTTCTCAATTAGAAGATCGTTTAAGAACCTTAACACAGAATATTAGTATTAAGGATCATTTGGTGGAAAAAAATATTAAAAGTATAGAAGAGGAACTGAAATAA